The nucleotide window GACGGAGCGTCCGCGGCCGAACACATTCATGATTCGCTGCCTGCAGTGGACGACCGTCATTGAACGAACCTTCCACGTGGAGAGCAGCGAAGAGAGGTGAACATACTTAAACAAACCTCACGTGTGCATCATTATAATTCAGTGTTATCATGTCTTCTCCTCTCGTTAACTCTTTAGGGAGGAGTGGATGTGTGCAATCCAGGCAGTGGCCAATGGGCTGCAGGCACAGGAAGTAGAAGAGCCAATGGAAATCAAGTATGGCTCTCCCAGTGACATCAGCGGTCTGGAGGACATGGACGTGTCTCTATCCAAGTCTCGCTCAAGAGTGGTCAGTGTCTCGAGGACATGTTATTCTCCATTTCACAACTGATCATTATTCTTAGTTCAAGTGTAGACATTCATAATTAATTTGTTGTTGGATTGTCTGTAATTAGTGATGATGATTTGTGTTTTCAGACGATGGGTGACTTTGATTATTTAAAGTTGTTGGGTAAAGGCACGTTTGGGAAGGTGATTTTGGTGCGTGAGAAAGCGTCCCGGATGTATTACGCCATGAAGATCCTACGCAAGGATGTGATCATCGCAAAGGTGATGTGCATGTTAAAAAGTGACccgaaatgaaataaaaacaccattaaagcattATAAAACGCTCCATACATCCTTGTGTGCTAAAAGTTTTCTGAATTCACACAAACAGACTAAAATTGAAGTagtaattcactgaaaatctgccTGAACTCTCCTCATtcatgaacaaattactcttttgtgTTTTCAATGAATCAATTGATCCGGTTCACAAAAGCATTCTGAAATATAGCTCAAGCAGCAATGATCGGTGCCAAGCCTTAAAGCCATTCCCTAAGCACAATGCTAAGAGCTCCGGCACAATAGAGTCACAACGTTATACCAGCTGAAGCGGGTATCGAACCGGGGTTCACCCAGTCCTTTGAACTGAGCTCAGTCCACTGCGCCACACAATCGACAAGTCTGCCTGACGTCAAAGAGACATTCTTGACTGAGAGTACACAACTATTACGCAATATTGGAATTACGCAATAAAGTACAGTTGGCATTGTAGTAAGCACAATATGAAAACTCAGAGATCAACAGAAGTTTAgaatacatttagaaatgtatctctgccaatttcagaagacttagaataaggaAGCAATGATACATTCAAAGTTATTTTAGGACAGACGGTTCAAAGGTTACGGGCAAAAATAGCTAATTttgacatttcttgacccataggtggcgctgtcaccaaacttttCATGGTTCCTtggatcatggtcctgatgaagcataccaaattTCGTTTCGATAGGACAAAGCATTGCAGAGATAAagcctcaaatccattttcacatCGACCTCGTTAACTTCGCGTTGGCATAATTTCTGAACGGTGgcacaaattaaaattatttctgGGCAGTTCTGTGTGGCTGGgtccattgtttggacaaatcggACTAAGTTTGAAGGACGTGAAATGGTTAGGTAAGgggtccatttgaatcatcaggaggagagtaatcagacaaaaaagaaTGGCGTCTGTAGGACATACGGTTGAAAAGATACACGCAGAAGAAAAGTGATTATTTTGAACTGGTTTTGACACTATAGAGTATGacttagagaccccaaatttggtatagGGGCTATTCATGCCCACTCCTATCAGTGTGCCACATTGAATCATTTTCCTACGTACGGTTCAtggggctgccatagactcccagccagaataataataataataataataatactaacggatacaataggggctagCCACTTCGGGACTTGGCCCCTAATGATTCGTTCATGAATCAGACCGATCCAGTTCCATGTTCAGCTCACCtttggaagattatcagtgaataaccaAAATGTTCGCGGAAGTCTCTATGTGACattgtttttgtaaaaatatatgtatgtaggtaaatattatgACTGTGTCTTATATTGGTGCACATAcatgaaaatgaataaatctCATTCTTCCGTGTGTTCATGTAGGATGAGGTGGCACACACAGTCACTGAGAGTCGAGTACTGCAGAACACCAGACATCCTTTCCTGACGGTACGTGATTTATAAACTCATCTTTATAAATGTGTAAATCAAGCACTCATGTCATGTCTCATATTCTTTCTCCTTCAGACTCTGAAGtattcatttcagacacatgacCGCTTGTGTTTTGTGATGGAGTACGCAAACGGTGGAGAGGTATGAACTCGTCTCATTCAAACACTGCTGTATTCACTCTCGTGATATCTCACGCAGTCTCTCTCTCGTCTCGCAGCTGTTTTTTCATCTGTCTCGTGAGCGATTGTTCTCTGAGGATCGAGCTCGATTCTACAGCGCTGAGATCGTGTCTGCTCTGGAGTATCTGCACTCACAGAATGTCGTCTACAGAGACCTGAAGGTCAGAACGGCTTGAGTATGAACGCACCACAACACATTCACTTGTGTCAGTTAAAAATAGGTAATATGTGTAAAATAGTTTCAGTTCGTTTTAGCGGTACATGACGTGTTTATCAGTGTTTTTCTTACATTTCTTAATTGCTCCACAAATTACTCCATCTCTGCTGCTGACAATACAGATGACACTAGTTCAGAAATGtcattttactcaaaaatgagcctataacttttgaaccatttgtcttaaaattatgactttgttgtctttggattccttgggtcatgaggatttcaacaaTATCAATAATTCCAACATCAGCCACATAACCTCTCTGCCATTTAGAATTTTATGAAaagtaatgtatatttaaaatgctTAAGAATGGTTAGGCAATTTAAATGAAACTTTTAATGTATCATTGCTTCCTTATTCTAAGTGTTCTGAAATTGGCAcagatacatttctaaatgtatttattatattattttttatttaaaacctgcTGCTCTTAGCTTGGAATGTCTCTTTGCCATTTTTGAGCTGTGTCAGCTGGCCCATTGGTTAACGCATTGGGATACAAGTCAAAAGGTTGTGAGTTCGAGTCCAACCTAAGCTGTAACTATTTTCTCAGTAATAGTTGTGTACTCTCAACCAGAAATGTCTCTTTGACGTCAGTCAGACTTGTCGATTGTGTGGCGCAGTGGTTAGAGCTCTAGGCTTCAGTTGAAAGGACTGGGTGAACCCCGGTTCGAAACCCGCTTCAGCTGGTATAACGTTATGACTCTGTTGTGCCTGAGCTCTTTTATTGTGCTTAGGGAATGGCTTTAGAGCTTGGCATGATCATTGCTGTtcactttattatatatttacttaaatgtgcagtatgtaacaattttcatgtaatatttgcctatttttgccaatgtgtgaacggcttgtaactcAACTTAAAAaacgagcccttcccggacttcctagattgcttattaaagcctgtagactgattttcatgcgaagggagcaggtcacttttgccaggaaaatccaaaagaTGTGACGATTATGCGCGCTCCTGagagcctcagtgcttctcttccactattcaacagtgacaacaaactgcaacactaggtaacgttatcttagagatggaatccagcaaacgtccggctcccagcacaacaccgactcctacacaaactcaaagccaaaacacaaacatttatctgctgaatcccgtctggctaagcgggaacgtgattgtggtcgagcgaaaactagagtgaacatcggcagggcatttgattcctggagggaccttcgttcggttttggggatcaaaactgaccctgaattggcgttcttcttattggacaggtaaacttacataactgcaaagcatgtgaaatatagtgccataaggattgatctgtgtcattttagctaaactacaataacacatgaaatgaatgctagacaatgttcaagataatgcaaaaagctccattcattagtgtaacgtaacttgattatacagaaaatatatacattctattattataaaacaatagcgcatcgatatatcaaaatgacagttgtgatcacatcaatactgaattgtgtcaacatatttataatgtacagtctattttataaacagctactgtcatcatccaccaaatttagctaacagctattgataaagctgactagctagctaacggcgacataggctatcgtataaatgcagtcaatgtatcatgcaaagaaaagtgattacttcaaactacagtctctcatagtcagacctatatccacactttatattagccctgttccagcactggagagtcaaatataatatacagtcacaaagtttgtagtaaaacaatcataactgtgtaattttaattatgctatctcatctgtcagcatgatactggtgaatcacgttcagtctctttgtacgttacgtcattgttttggccgatgctcgctcatGTCCCTATGGAGCATGtgcatgagcacgagcaacaggtagctgctgcagttcacttaacggccacaggtgtcactaataacaagagtttatgaatcttacatactgcacctttaattaccaaatgtgtatagggt belongs to Myxocyprinus asiaticus isolate MX2 ecotype Aquarium Trade chromosome 43, UBuf_Myxa_2, whole genome shotgun sequence and includes:
- the LOC127433824 gene encoding RAC-beta serine/threonine-protein kinase-like isoform X2, producing the protein MTEVSVVKEGWLHKRGEYIKTWRPRYFILKSDGSFIGYKDKPELTDQSSAPLNNFSVAECQLMKTERPRPNTFMIRCLQWTTVIERTFHVESSEEREEWMCAIQAVANGLQAQEVEEPMEIKYGSPSDISGLEDMDVSLSKSRSRVTMGDFDYLKLLGKGTFGKVILVREKASRMYYAMKILRKDVIIAKDEVAHTVTESRVLQNTRHPFLTTLKYSFQTHDRLCFVMEYANGGELFFHLSRERLFSEDRARFYSAEIVSALEYLHSQNVVYRDLKLENLMLDKDGHIKITDFGLCKEGITDEATMRTFCGTPEYLAPEVLEDNDYGRAVDWWGLGVVMYEMMCGRLPFYNQDHERLFELIVMEEIRFPRNLSPEAKALLTGLLRKDPKQR